The following proteins come from a genomic window of Schistocerca gregaria isolate iqSchGreg1 chromosome X, iqSchGreg1.2, whole genome shotgun sequence:
- the LOC126299429 gene encoding LYR motif-containing protein 2, whose translation MPPKIPATMNLKQFMLRQKVLKLYRDILREIRRVPDEGSKAELRLWARSDFRKYQNEKDEYAIKMLIFNGERSLKELKQSIELSSAKNN comes from the exons ATGCCTCCAAAGATCCCGGCAACAATGAATCTTAAACAG TTTATGCTTCGTCAGAAAGTTTTGAAACTGTATCGAGACATATTACGGGAAATACGCAGAGTACCGGATGAAGGAAGTAAAGCAGAACTTCGCCTTTGGGCTAGAAGTGACTTTAGAAAGTACCAAAATGAGAAAGATGAG TACGCTATAAAGATGCTGATCTTCAATGGTGAGAGATCCTTAAAGGAACTGAAGCAATCCATTGAGTTGAGCAGTGCAAAGAATAATTAA